Below is a window of Phoenix dactylifera cultivar Barhee BC4 chromosome 7, palm_55x_up_171113_PBpolish2nd_filt_p, whole genome shotgun sequence DNA.
TCATCATTTGGATGTGAGGTTATTCATCTTAGTCGGTCGGCTCTTCGAATGGGGCTAAAGTCGTCTAAGGTCAGCTTATTTTGAGGTCGCAGTGAGGCCGGTCTTGTCCAAAGTCGAGTGCGCAATAGCATTCTAATTTTTGCGAAAGCAAAAGAACTCTTAGACATCAATCGTCCATCAGATTTAAAATCCTCTTTCGATATTAAATCTTGTCCATGGTTTTTATTGCTACTCTTTATCAAAAGATAACTTTAAACTCCTTCAAAAAGAGGggaaatttttttaagaaaagataGGTTTATAATGTAATCAGTCAAATAGTCCGGTAAttgtaaaaaaatttattctgaGATTTATATACTCTAAATTGAACATCATTCTAAACTAACCAACCAAGCCCTAAGGATCTAAAATCTGGGCTCCGGAGCATGCTGAGAGCATGGATGGGTGGTGGTCGATGGCAGACAAAGTCGATGAGGGAGGAAAACGGGGAGAAAACGAAAGGAGGGAAAGAAATACAAGGgaggctcagtggagcggcAATCATGGGTGCCTTTCTCGCCCGCAcatggagaagaaaaagaaggacgaggGGTGTAATCCGCCTCCTCAGATGGCATCGAACGAACAAGGAAAGCCCCGACCCCAGGtcctctttccttccttcttggGTTGAGCTAAAAAATGGAAGAAGAGAGCGGAATCCGATcctctcccctgttcccaaACAGGGCTGAGGCGTTTCCATAACAGTTATGGCTTTTACTCTCTGTGGACATCCGAAATGTTTACATGTAATTTAGCCCTTCTGAACTGTATAAAAGTGTCAGGTTGTTCCAAGAACATATCATTATCAAAATTAGATACAGCTCCGGAAGCTGGAAGCTATAACTAATTAACTTATTAAAACTTTTAATACCTAATATTACTGAACAACACTTCATGCATTTATATATCTGCTAAGTTTGATATCATACTCCAATGTTTTGATCACTTACCTAAATGGATATTTAGTTCCACTGCCAAGACTTCCCTTAATTCTACTTGGTAATCACACAAACTTATTTCGTGCTTTGTGCTCTAGGAGGCATTGGTAATCAGGCCATAGTTAGATGACCGTCACTTGATGCAATATGCTAACAGAATGATTATAATTCAATGCCAGATAATGGTCTCCAAATTATGTGCCTTTACAATATAGCTCCACTTTTAGAAGTTATGACTCCAGAACTGGTTTGAGATCATCATCTTAATCGTAGAATCTTTCTTCAGATGCAATTTCCAAGTTGAAGTATAATATAATACTTATGCTGCAATTGAAAAGGCCATTTTCCTCTTGAATCTTTTGGTAATTGCTATGCTAGTATTTCAAAAAAACATCTAAAAGATAATTTTCCGCTTCCTACGACAGAGAGATGTTCAGAAAGTCCATCCGAACTAGACTACATCAGGGAAGAACATGTAGAGCTTCTACCTGCACCTTCCTCAAAGATGACATGCTGTTAAATACAAATAGCTGCTATACTTAAAAGAGAACTGATTAATATAATATCGATATGCTGTGACATGACTCCAGATACAACTAATCAAAAGCACtcagtttttatttttgatgttatttgaacgacaaaaaaaattaaagataagAATAATAAAGAAGGAAAATGGAACATGATATTATTTGTTAAAAGGTGAGTCTACAACATCTATTTTCCATTACCTTGAACAAAGAAACTTGTTTCGTGCTGCAAAAATAGAACCACCCTAGTCATGCATCTCTTAGTGACAGGATTCTGTGATTACTCATTGCTAAGCTTTTGAAGTTTCTGGTTAAATTGCTCTATATACCTCTAATTTGAGAGAGAGGAAAATTATCTCCACAGGAATACGCTCTCTCTCTTATATTAATCTCTGAAGAACGAACTAATGCACTTTAGGAGATGTAGTAGAGCCTTGCGGGGAACAACCCCAAAATTGCTAATACAAGAAGCAACCATGTTCATGCTCCAGAATTATATCATTCAGagaaaaaaattgcatcttCCACTGGAACTACCAGAATTGTATACCCTGCATCTTTGAAGCATGCAAACTTTATTATCTCCTTAAAAGAGCAAATACGAACAAGCTCAAGATGTAGAAAAGATACGATCAGAGCTCGATTTTTGTATGATCTGACAGCACCCACTGTGAACTATCTAGCTATCAAGGGCATGAACAGGTTGGCGGCTTCACATGGGGAATCCCTCGCAAGGTTTACCATTTAACTCTTGGGCATTGAGAGGGGGATTAGCACCAAAAGTCATTTGCATAACATTGTGGAGCTCCTCGTTCCATGCATTAGGTATCTGAAATTAATTCAAATCCAAGCACTATTAATATGAATCACCCACTAAGACAAAACTAAAGCATCATTCAGTTTCAGGCATCGAAATCATCACAACACTATAATGATATGCAATGAAGTATATTTATGCTTTGATTAGAAATATAATAAACATAAACTGCTAACTATGTCAAATTCATCAAACCATATGTGTGAGAGAGCTAATCATCTAAATGGGCAAATTATAATTGATCTCACTTCAGGGTATCCAGGGTAGATTGTTAATTAGCAAGTCAACATAACGTACTCGTTTGTCTCTGACATTTGAAAGGTAGAGAAAAGAGATGGTTGGTCTAATAAATTGTTACAGACCCATGAGACATTATTACCCAACTTCCAGAAAGCAATGCTTCTGATTTATTAAGGATGAAAGCTTTTCAGGCTATTCGATGATTAGATCAGTTTCTGAAGTGAAATAGTTATACTGATACAGATTTATTTCATCGGAGGGAGAAAAAGGGTTCCTTGAAGCTCCCATAGGACGGTATGGAGGAATGGTAAAAGCTGAAAGAATTATCAAAGAAGCAGAATATCATGGGGCTAGATAAGACCATGAAAAAATCCATTAGGTGTTAGCAACTTAACCGCTCCACAACTTTCAGCACGTATGAGACAATATTAGACTTAACTAaatgctcaaactcaaatagCCAACGtagaattgctcaataaatcaaTTATGATATCTCTGTACCAAGATTTCAGAGGGGCACACACTATGTTCATACATTCAGCTTGAAGTGGATGCTCGAGAAAATGAGGCTTCGAGCATGGGAGTTGGGAAGAATTGATAGAAACCATCCATGCAGAATGAAAATATAGTTTCTAAGATAACAGTAACAACTATATCGAAATTAactattcattaaaaaaaaaagagatgataTTAACTTTATTTACAGATGCACCTCAGAATTGTCAACTTTCCCAAGAAATAACGACTGAAAACAGGAGTTTTTTTTCTCAAGAATGAAGTTGTTGACCAATCCCAGTAACTGTAGTCAGCTAGAGGGCCACGATAGCTGTTATGAAACCTCAGACTTTTGGGCAACATCctattcaaacattcaagcaaAGGGGATGAAAGTTGCCACTCTGCACCAACATCCACTACAGCTCTCTCAAATGCTTTAGGCAGATATAAACTCTATTCATGGCAAACAAGCTAGGTAGGTCAAACATTAGGGTTCAGCATGTTTGCTCTTCGATGAATGAAATTATTCACAGCAGATTTATAGTGCACAGCTTTCTCTTTTGAGTCTCATAAAtttttgatggggacatcagagccactCGCTCGCATTCGCACCAGAGATTGGCATCATTGTGGCTGGGAGATGATCTTAAGCCACCAGATTGAGTCGGGCCCCGAATTAGGTCCAATCTAGTCTgcgtcttttttattttctgcatTTTGCTTTTGTTTGATCGAGTCAATTTGACCATTTGCtcttagtcaagtcaatttggtTAGTTGTTTGTTATTAGACAAGTCAATTAGGTTAGCTATTAAGTCATGTAATTGGGTCGAGAGATTGGATCGATTTTGATATGTAATCAATCAAttgacttaatcaattgattgagGGTTCAAGTTTGGTATGTCGTCAATTGATTGACTTGatgtaaggtctatataaagGCTACCCCTCTCATGAATTAGGGCATTGAAGAATTGAATATACTCTAgcctccctttcttctcctctttcctcctcttcttttcttcttcctcttccttctctatTTCCCCTGCAGTGGTCCTCCATCAATTTTATGActtcatttttcttatttttcatcatTTAACTCATTTCTTTGCTTAGTTCTTGGAGAACCATTCCCCTACTATGATCCTTGAGTGCTTTATTTCAGATCCATGCAAAATTTCAAATAGAAATCATGGTCCACCTAAATCTGTCACTAGTTTCTGCAATACAAAAGAATTTGACgtaacaaaaatatagtggagAAATATGTAGGTAAGTAATAAAACCTGAGGCATAGGTTCTTTGTATCCATTAATGGAAGTCAGTTGAGCATTCATTGCTGTTCGAAGCGCATCAGAATGGTTTACAATGCCGGACATCCCTGCTTGAACAAGACCCTGTTGAGATGGATGTAGTTGAGGATGAACCGTATCTCTTGAGAAACCAATGGAAGATGAAGGACCGCCTCTCGAATGAAAAAGCTGTCATGAGAAAATAAGAGTTCATGACCCAACTAAACTGAGAGGATATTAATTAACAATAACTAACATCATTGTATCCACACACACacgcgcatatatatatatatatatatatatatatatatatatatatagccaaAACAATGTAAGAATTCTTTGAAGCAAATAATGCCCAATATACAAATCTAATTAATGTACGATTTAATGTACATCTTTAGAAAGAAGTCCTTCTATGTTGAAGTCCAGCCTGGGATTGACAGCAGCAAGCTTCATTGACAGAAACTGGCACAGATAAAAGAATAACCAAAATATGATGTTATTCCTCCTATGAGTAGTTTATCCATAGCAAATTGTGAGCAAATTGAAACCTTTGTAAATCGTAAAAGAAGAACATATTGGCTGATCATGAATTCAGGCTTAATGTCCTTTTGGTTCGAAGAATGAATCATAATAGTTTAGTTATGGCCAACAGAACTATGAAGCACACCTCAACCTGCCGTTGCAGTGATTGAACATAGTTGATGATCTCATCCAGCATGACTGCTTTTCCTGTGACCTACATTCACATGTCAAGAAGAAATGGGCATAAAAAACAAACTTTCTAGATCAAACCCCAAAGGGCATTGCTAGAAACCTACTTTACTGCAACCAGGAACAAGTTCTTGAAGAAACTTCATCCGTTCACTAATTTTTTCCCTCCTCACCTGCAACACATGTCCATCCATGTAATCTCAATAAGCTTCTCATTCTAAAGGACTAGACCTGAAAAAACCTTAAATCAGTTAGAAATCAGAATTCCTATGGGTGGCAGAACCTTACTCTTTCTGCAAGACTGTGGCTATTAGTTGCCTGGCCACGCCGTGCTCTCACATGAATACAATCCTCCTTCGGGGCATCCGAGCTATCCTTGGCTTGCTTCCCATTAGGCTTGACAGTTGCCATAGTTGAGCTATTTTGTCCTGGCTTCTGTTTAGTGTCCACATTATCCTCTGTGGTCTCAACAGAAGGCTGCGAGGCTCCTCCTTGTACTCGGTCTGGTTCGATATCCTACCATGTAAAATTTATAGACCTATAAAATATGATTGATAATTGATTCGAGTTGAGGAAAAtaaagcaatacatcaaagcaaAGTATATCTGAAGAAGTGGAAACCATCTACCTGACCggaccttttcctcttgttagcAGCAAGTCCTttggaagaagaatccccagcTGGACTAGCCAAATTAGGTGCCTCCTCTTGCCCACCTCCACTGAACTCAGGCTCACCGGACTCATTGCCTGAGACACCAGCACCATGTAAGCTCCCCTTATCTCTCTGCTCCTTCATCGGACTTCTACTGCTGGATCCATGATCAATAGGCAATGAGGCAGCCATACGAGCTTCAGTTGGGCTCATTTTACTCTTTTGTATCTGAGCTCCCAGGGCACCTTTCCGAGTATTAGAGTAGGAGCTCAGGGACTCAGCTGTACTGAAAGGACTCACCATGCCATTTAAATTACCACCATTGAAGCTTGAAAACCTTGCGACATGCTCGATGAAAGCAGAATCAGTCGGGAAATGAGAGAGAGTTGGAGAGAGAGCCCCAGGGCCGGTCTGTAAGAAAACCCTACTTCCTTGTGATGAAGAATCTGAAGGATTCCAGCCCATGTCAAGCTTCGAAGGCCCGGGAATTGGTTTTCCTGTGGGCATGCTATTGGAGGCCACCATGCTGCTTTGGACACTATTACCACAGAAGCCTGAGTTCTGTGAATGGGCAGAAGGGTTCCAGAGGCTAGGGGGAAAGGATTCCACCATGGAAACTGATGGAGATGGGGAGGAAACCATAGGGTGAGCCGAGACCAAACTGATTGATGGATTGCCGAATTGCCGATCGGCTGGCATACCTGAACTGTGATAGTTAGGATGATCCCCAGCCTTCTCCCACCCAAATTTATCCTTCTCATTAATACCCATCTCTACGCTACTCTCTACAACAACTAGATCAATGAAGAAAGTTATTTGGAAAAAAGGATCATCTGTTCAATCTGTAGTCTAGAACCACTTGtttgaaaaaaaggaaataaacaTAATAATATTTGTCCAGAAAACTATAGTTTAGAACCACTtgcaaaacccaattcaccaaACCAACCAATGATAGCACAGAAACCAAAAAAAGCACAAACCTACTTCAAACCAGAAGACACTGAGTATgctaatagaaaagaaaaaggaaagaaaaaaaaggaattatTTCACATGACCTAAAGGATTGACAGTAGTGAtcctaattaaaaatatgaaaaaaaaaaatatactgaGAGAAGCTAATAATGTCAACTTTTATTCTCTCACCTTCAGAGGCTAGATCAGACAACATCAAAGATCATGAATCTAAAACAAAGAATGGATTAATACTATGGATATATCACACTATTCAAGCGGCTCAAAAAACAGAAATCTCAGCTGTGATCGGAGGTGAAAACACAAGGCAATCAGAGAATTCCCACCCCTCAACAACCTCAGAAAAAAATGAGCACACCTTGGTTTCGGAGATCACTGGACAGAAGCGAACCATTCACGACATAGCCCTCCTTTTACTACTCTGCTCTCCTGATGAGTTAGAGCTCTGTAGGCAACAAACAGACCACACCCTCTCCTTCCACTCGAGTCTTGAGTCAGTGCAAAGGAAACCCAGCTAAAAGTGAACGAAGGAAAGTTACCAACATCAGATTCCTTGCTCCCTTGCGCTCCATTGAAGCCTTTCCCTCATTGAGAACATTAAAATTGAAACCACCTCCTGTTTGGGCTTGGCTGCTACTGTCATCAACTGCTCAGTAGTCACTCTCTGCAGGGTGACACTGCCATGTTCAATGTCCCCAGGAACAGAGAACCGATcttaagagagagaaaaagttaAGGGGAGATGGAGAGGTCCTACCTATTTGTGTTTGTGCGTGTgttgagagtgagagagaaagagagagagagagagagagaagctttATGGGCAAAGATTGCTTGCACTTACACCAAGACctacaagaaagagagagacatTTGAATGATTAACTACCACCACTACGGCTGAGAAAACAATTCGAAAAAAGAACACACTCCAGGCTCCCCTTCACCTCAAACCCCCACTCCCCTCTCCTTGCTTATTACAGTGGAAACATATTTTATGAAGTTTTTTTTAGCTTTTCTTTAAGCAATTTTTTTAATGGTGCTGCTTATCTTTATTACTTAACATCTAACAAGCTTTGAGCTAGCAAACCTGACATTGCCAGCCCTCTCGTTATTATTATATGTATTCTTTTCAAGAAAGTGTCAGAACCATCTTTGTTGACAACAAAagcaataattcatacttaaaaTTATTATATAACTTTTTTAAATACTATCAAGACCATCAACAATGTTTCTGACACAATGCCCTTGATAATTTGAACATCTGAGATGAAGCATCATGTGACTTCACATTTCACTCCAAATTTAAATGCTGGGGGTGGGTGGGGCAATTAGCCATGTAGgcttgtctcttttttttttttgttgaaataatCTCAACAGCTAGTTGGTTACTACATCAATAAAAGCAAaagaaacacacacacacacacacacacacacacacacacacacacacacacacacacacacacacacacacacacacacacacacacacacacatatatatatatatatatatatatatatatatatatatatatatatatatatatatatatatatatatatatatatatatatatatatatatatatatatatatatatatatatatactggtCTAATCTGCTGCTGAGTTTTTTAGTGGTCATAGGGGAGACCTAAGATTGAACCTCTCCATCTGAATTTGAAGGATtcagaagaaaaatgaaagcaACCTCAATCATATAACCTGTTGTTTAACAAAGCAAAAATCACCTTTAGCCGAACCCAGAGGTTCACCTCAAGCTGCCTTTAATTAGACATATGCTTTCGTTCTCTAAATCAACAATCTAATTAACCTCTTTATAAGCACACTAAGAAAAATCGTTAGCAGTAAAGCCACCATCTTTCATGTTTGCTAAGCTTTCGAACTAAGTGCTTCAACCTGGAGTCCTTCCATTGTAAGTTCCACAGCAACATCGCAAATCCAATCCCCTCTTAGGCAATGGGCAGTCCAACCTAACGTTAAAATGTAACGCGATGCCCAAAAAATACAGATTAAATAGTTTCAGGCGGTCCGTggagatatatttttttcagaaaaggtTAGACAATATATTTCGGGATGCGCGCGAGGCAGCGTAACGGAGCTTCCATTTTATGAGCTTGGCCGGGGCTTTCGGAGAGTCGGTAATTTAAAGGCGCCGGGTGGTCGTTTTGGTCAAGATTCggaggatccaaggagctctctCGCGAGATTTCATCGTATCCGAGGAGTACCACTACCGCACCCGGCGATACGACATGCAACGGTAGAGGAGAGGAACCTACGGAGGGTGGGACACAATCAAGATTTACTGATCTGGACGGCTGTGATTGACGATGCCCACCCGGAGTCTCTGAGGACCACCAAATTGCGCAGGACGTTGGTGGTGACGGCATCGCAAGAGAAAAGACCGTtgtcttcccccccccccccccccccccccccgtggCTTGCAATTCAACTAGATATATTATCTTGTAGTTTTAtagatatttttaaatttaagatGGATGTTATCCTTGTTTCCCTTCCTAAAGTTAAGAATTAAAGTGAAATAACCATTTTGATAATAGCGTGAGACATGAATATAGATGATTGGAGTTTGGCAGACGGAGGGACATGCTAGAGTGTCACTTTAGAATTAGCATTGATAATTGTAGGATTGGATTGGTATAATACCTCATAAATTTAACTTATTTCAATTATTGCTAAATGTTAGCCCGGATCTAATAATTCTAAGCATGATCATCAAACTCGAAGATCTAAATCAAGCAATACAAATACCTCAACAATCTAGGATTTACATATATGTTTGGTTGATATGTAGCCGGTCAAAATTAAGATTGGGTAAAAAAAGATGCTTATATTGAAAACACAAACAATCCAATCGCTTAATATGCGAGTAATACCTGAAGAGAGAGCGGATCATATTTTCCCTAAGCATCATT
It encodes the following:
- the LOC103719513 gene encoding transcription factor bHLH49-like isoform X1 encodes the protein MGINEKDKFGWEKAGDHPNYHSSGMPADRQFGNPSISLVSAHPMVSSPSPSVSMVESFPPSLWNPSAHSQNSGFCGNSVQSSMVASNSMPTGKPIPGPSKLDMGWNPSDSSSQGSRVFLQTGPGALSPTLSHFPTDSAFIEHVARFSSFNGGNLNGMVSPFSTAESLSSYSNTRKGALGAQIQKSKMSPTEARMAASLPIDHGSSSRSPMKEQRDKGSLHGAGVSGNESGEPEFSGGGQEEAPNLASPAGDSSSKGLAANKRKRSGQDIEPDRVQGGASQPSVETTEDNVDTKQKPGQNSSTMATVKPNGKQAKDSSDAPKEDCIHVRARRGQATNSHSLAERVRREKISERMKFLQELVPGCSKVTGKAVMLDEIINYVQSLQRQVEFLSMKLAAVNPRLDFNIEGLLSKDLFHSRGGPSSSIGFSRDTVHPQLHPSQQGLVQAGMSGIVNHSDALRTAMNAQLTSINGYKEPMPQIPNAWNEELHNVMQMTFGANPPLNAQELNGKPCEGFPM
- the LOC103719513 gene encoding transcription factor bHLH49-like isoform X2 translates to MPADRQFGNPSISLVSAHPMVSSPSPSVSMVESFPPSLWNPSAHSQNSGFCGNSVQSSMVASNSMPTGKPIPGPSKLDMGWNPSDSSSQGSRVFLQTGPGALSPTLSHFPTDSAFIEHVARFSSFNGGNLNGMVSPFSTAESLSSYSNTRKGALGAQIQKSKMSPTEARMAASLPIDHGSSSRSPMKEQRDKGSLHGAGVSGNESGEPEFSGGGQEEAPNLASPAGDSSSKGLAANKRKRSGQDIEPDRVQGGASQPSVETTEDNVDTKQKPGQNSSTMATVKPNGKQAKDSSDAPKEDCIHVRARRGQATNSHSLAERVRREKISERMKFLQELVPGCSKVTGKAVMLDEIINYVQSLQRQVEFLSMKLAAVNPRLDFNIEGLLSKDLFHSRGGPSSSIGFSRDTVHPQLHPSQQGLVQAGMSGIVNHSDALRTAMNAQLTSINGYKEPMPQIPNAWNEELHNVMQMTFGANPPLNAQELNGKPCEGFPM